The genomic DNA aaggaattagcaatgggcaagatccgcccaaGCACCTCCTCAGCGGgtgccccagtcatgtttgttaaaAAAGCGGATGGTTCCCTTCAATTGGTAGTTGATTATAGGAAGTTAAATGACGTCACACATAAAAATGTCTACCCACTTCCTAGGCAGGATGATTTAATGGCAAAACTCCGGCGGGCAAAATTGTTCACCAAACTGGACTTACgttggggatacaacaacatacagatcaaggaaggcaatgaatggaaaacggcttttagaaccaaatacgggttatttgaatacctagttatgccctttggtctcacTAATGCCCCAGCCgctttccaacatttcatgaatgatctgttcagggacctcattgacgtcacagtggtaaTTTATCTAGACAACATactcatcttctcagaagacccTGCGGAGCATCCCGTCCACGTTAGGGAGGTCTTATCACGGCTGATGAAAAACCAGCTATTCTGCAAGTTGtcaaagtgccacttccacgttaCCACAGTGGACTACCTAGGAATTGTCATATCCCTGgcaggcttctccatggatcagaagaaagTTGAGGCGGTTACTTCATGGCCTACCCCCAAAACAAtcaagcaggtccaagccttcctaggatttgttaATTACCTCAGACGTtttatccccaactttaGCACCGTTGCACGCCCCCTTCACAATCTGACTAAGAAAGAAACTCCTTGGTCATGGAATGAACCAGAAGAACAGGCCTTCCAGGAGCTGAAAACATTGGTCACCAAGGCACCGGTATTAATCCACTCGAACCCCGCGctaccctactacctagaaacagatgcatcaggggtagcaatggGAGCAATCCTTAGTCAACGAGGGGAAGACAACCGCCTACATcccattgcctatatgtccaaatctttctcaggagcagaggCCAATTACAATACCCACAACaaagaactcctggccatcatcaaagccctggaagaatggcgtatcttcttggaagcaacggacaaaccagTCCAAGTGTTCACAGATCACCAAAACCtagagtactggatgcaggcaaggactTTCAACCGGCGACACGCCagatggcgcatcttcctgagtgatttcaactttgaaattcattattgcccaggaaagcagtcagggaagccagaCGCCTTGTCCAGGAGAGCAGACTACACAGACCTCCCCACGGAACCCAAAGTGATGCTACCATCAGAAATGtttgccaacacatcagAAACAGAGTCtgaaattgtcacagaaatctGTTCCAAGCTCAGAGAAGACCCGTCCTTAGAACCAATCATCCGATTCCTAACggaagatgcggacaatgcacctccctcCATCAGAAAGGCCTATagggattatgactgggaggaagacctctTGTGGTACTGCGGGAAACTGGTAGTTCCGGACTCAGAAACTCTCAAAGAACAACTATTAAGAGAATTTCATGACTCCCCAATGGCGGGGCATCCAGGACAACAGAGGACACTGGAACTGATCAGCCGGACTTATTGGTGGCCGGGAATGAAATCctcagccaaagaatgggttgaatgctgtCCCACATGTCAAGTCAACAGACAGGCGCACGCACCAGCAATTTCCCTgaaacccctagaagtccctccttttccttttcacaccatctcctaCAACTTCATCACGGGTTTCCCTAAATCCCAAGGATTTGACGCAATTCTGGTGGTAATagactccttttccaaatttggacacttcatcccaaccaccaaGAAGGTCTTGTCCAAGGGGTTAGCAGAGCTATTTGTCTCTCACATATGGAAACTCCACGGACTACCGGTCAGAACAATATTGGACAGGGGAACCACATTCACAGGGAAGTTTCTCAGGGCCCTATACCAACAACTCGGAATCAAACCCTTGTTCTCATCAGCTTACCACCCTGAGTCAGATGGACAAACGGAAAGAGTTaatcagttcattgagttctacctaaggTCCTATGTAGCAGCAGATCACTTGGACTGGGCCTCCTGGTTGCCACTAGCGGAGTATGCATATAACAACGCAAAACACTCCGCTACTGGGAAGACACCATTTGAACTGGTATACAGAAGAAATCCGGTCATGAACCCATCTAACGTACCAGCAAACGTACCAGAGGCAGACAACGTGGCGGATACCTTGGCAcaggaatggaaagaggcCAAATCAGCCCTACAaatgacaaaggaaaaaATGGCAGGAAACAAGGGTACAATCCTGGAGTACTCCATTGGAGAAAAAGTGTGGCTAGACGCAAAAAATGTGGAGATTTgttccaactccaacaagctaGACCCCAAGCAACTAGGACCCTTTGAAATCAccaaaaaaatctccagtcatGCGTATCGCCTGAATCTACCGGAAACCCtcaaaatccacaatgtcttctatgtggggcTATTATCTAAAGTCCATGAATCGCCTAGTCAACCTCTTCCAGACAGAcctcctcctgaaacaatagaaggagaagaagagtatgaggttgaacaaatcattgactccaggagacaacggggaaaatggttctacctgataaaatggaagggttatggtccagaagacaactcctgggaaccggaggaactgttggaacacagccaagaagaaATCAAATGCTTTAACCAAgccagactcagaaaggcttgtgacactgccaagagcctttaagggggggcaatgttataaacTCCTAaactataccattggaatctcctcttttttctaatatttttactattttttacggactcaatatctttgttttttcagtcacgtgatctcagcGCTTACCATGCCGAGATGCTGCGccgagatgctgtgccaagggcgcttaggagaaatccacgcttctgcgcagcccgcagcacgcttcccatttgtcacttatacttctttctctcacgcgcacagaccatgtagatagtatgCTTTGcttatatatacaacaggaaaattgcttggaaaccccaagttgattttaccttgtctcttattcattagagaaggtacccagccagctaagtagccggcccccagtagtatcAGAAGTGCTCACCCCTtacttcactcaccacacctcccaggcctaaggcccccttgtcatcAGTGATTAGTTGaggaccgccttaagcggtagtagtatagcctattgagatagattacataagttgcTTGTattagtacggccttaagcgcctgctctcatcagcgtgtacccaccttacagtggtgtacaacaccaaGCCAATTGAAGAGCCCATGCGCCGGCAATTGCACTgaaacccctagaagtcccaccatttcccttccacaccatcttgtatgactttatcacaggattcccaaAGTCAAATGGGTACAACGCAGTTTTAgtagtcattgactccttctccaagtttggacatttcatccctACAGCAAAGAAAGTCTCAGCCAAGGGCTTGGCAGACCTCTTTATCAgccacgtctggaaacttcatggatTACCGGTCAAAACGGTTTTGGATTGAGGTACAACATTCATGGGAAAATTTCTAAGGgcactgtaccaacgccttgggatCAAACCCTCCTTCTCATTGGCATACCACCCTGaatcagacggacaaacagaaagggtgaaccaattcattgagttctacctcaggtCTTACGTTGCCGCGGATCACTCAGACTGGGCTACATGGCTACCATTAGCAGAATATGCTTACAATAACGCCAGACATGCCGCCACAGGAAAGACTccttttgaattggtctaTGGAAGGAACCCGGTAATGAATCCATCCAATGTCCCAGCAAATGTCCTGGAAGCAGACCAAGTAGCTGATACCCTGGCACAAGAATGGCAAGAAGCGGAGTCAGCACTAAGGATGACAAAGGAACGCATGGCAGGAGCAAAAGGGATAATACCAGAATACTCTGTAGGCAAGAAGGTTTGGTTGGATGGGAAGAACGTAGAGCTCAGAACAAACTCTAACAAGTTGGACCCCAAACAACTAGGACCGTTCAAAATCacagaaaaaatctccagccacacGTACCGCCTTGACCTACTGGAATCTctgagaatccacaatgtgTTCTACGTAGGGTTATTATCCAAGGCACATGAATCCCCAAGACAGCCATTCCCAGAATGCCCCCcacctgaaacaatagaaggggaggaagaatacaaggttgaaCAGATCATCAACTCCAAACAACAacagggaaaatggttctacttggtaaaatggaagggatacggcctggaagacaactcctgggaacccAAGGAACTGTTGGAAaatagccaagaagagatcaagcaatTTAACCAAgcaagactcagaaaggcttgtgacgccgccaagagcctttaagggggggcaatgttacaacctccttacctataccattagaattgcctgaattttctattatttttactattttttacggactctatatcttttgtttttcaatcacgtgatctcagcgcttacaatgccaagatgctgcgctgagatgccgtgccaagggcgcttaggagaaatccacgcttctgcgcagcccgcagcacgcttctcatttcatacatgtacttcctttctcacaagcacagaccatgtagatagtgtgctctcttctataaatacagcaggaaaattgcttggacaccccaagttgattttaccttgtctcattccattgaggaggacaacccccagccagctaagtagccggccctcagtagtTCAGCAGTTAACCCCCCTCagctcactcaccacacctcccaggctaAGCCCCCTCCATCAGCAGTAGAAGTTTGTAGAGTGCCTTACGCaccattag from Rhizoctonia solani chromosome 16, complete sequence includes the following:
- a CDS encoding Reverse transcriptase (RNA-dependent DNA polymerase); the encoded protein is MDNVDNCIEFVSVGLDSNKKPLLFINLHIQNSSAEPIKTLIDSGATSNFISPAIVEKFKIPKTQLKKPQVVRMLDGTISQTGCIWHQVQLAVSANGHPHTIPFLVCPIGNTPAILGMTWLTQESPLIDWSLGTVTFPNQIQIASEEEADLDPLANLPSQYQEFAKVFGEEEFKVLPPHREYNIAIDLVPDAKLSPGPIYGMTDAESKALKQHIDKELAMGKIRPSTSSAGAPVMFVKKADGSLQLVVDYRKLNDVTHKNVYPLPRQDDLMAKLRRAKLFTKLDLRWGYNNIQIKEGNEWKTAFRTKYGLFEYLVMPFGLTNAPAAFQHFMNDLFRDLIDVTVVIYLDNILIFSEDPAEHPVHVREVLSRLMKNQLFCKLSKCHFHVTTVDYLGIVISLAGFSMDQKKVEAVTSWPTPKTIKQVQAFLGFVNYLRRFIPNFSTVARPLHNLTKKETPWSWNEPEEQAFQELKTLVTKAPVLIHSNPALPYYLETDASGVAMGAILSQRGEDNRLHPIAYMSKSFSGAEANYNTHNKELLAIIKALEEWRIFLEATDKPVQVFTDHQNLEYWMQARTFNRRHARWRIFLSDFNFEIHYCPGKQSGKPDALSRRADYTDLPTEPKVMLPSEMFANTSETESEIVTEICSKLREDPSLEPIIRFLTEDADNAPPSIRKAYRDYDWEEDLLWYCGKLVVPDSETLKEQLLREFHDSPMAGHPGQQRTLELISRTYWWPGMKSSAKEWVECCPTCQVNRQAHAPAISLKPLEVPPFPFHTISYNFITGFPKSQGFDAILVVIDSFSKFGHFIPTTKKVLSKGLAELFVSHIWKLHGLPVRTILDRGTTFTGKFLRALYQQLGIKPLFSSAYHPESDGQTERVNQFIEFYLRSYVAADHLDWASWLPLAEYAYNNAKHSATGKTPFELVYRRNPVMNPSNVPANVPEADNVADTLAQEWKEAKSALQMTKEKMAGNKGTILEYSIGEKVWLDAKNVEICSNSNKLDPKQLGPFEITKKISSHAYRLNLPETLKIHNVFYVGLLSKVHESPSQPLPDRPPPETIEGEEEYEVEQIIDSRRQRGKWFYLIKWKGYGPEDNSWEPEELLEHSQEEIKCFNQARLRKACDTAKSL
- a CDS encoding Retrotransposable element Tf2 protein; the encoded protein is MGKFLRALYQRLGIKPSFSLAYHPESDGQTERVNQFIEFYLRSYVAADHSDWATWLPLAEYAYNNARHAATGKTPFELVYGRNPVMNPSNVPANVLEADQVADTLAQEWQEAESALRMTKERMAGAKGIIPEYSVGKKVWLDGKNVELRTNSNKLDPKQLGPFKITEKISSHTYRLDLLESLRIHNVFYVGLLSKAHESPRQPFPECPPPETIEGEEEYKVEQIINSKQQQGKWFYLVKWKGYGLEDNSWEPKELLENSQEEIKQFNQARLRKACDAAKSL